One genomic region from Candidatus Xiphinematobacter sp. encodes:
- the trxB gene encoding thioredoxin-disulfide reductase translates to MENVIIIGGGCAGLTAAIYTARANLSPLVIEGAQPGGQLTLTTSVENFPGFPHGIDGPDLTQRMRMQAGRFGARSEYGTLEDFEAVGQVQRVKIDGIWRESRALIIASGASAKWLDLEGEEQLIGHGLTSCATCDGAFYKGVPVAVIGGGDSACEEALFLTRFCSLIYLVHRRGTLRASRIMEERTLTHPKIQPVWNSTVQRYLPDESGAMRAICIRNTVSGSQKELEVKCVFIAIGHTPNTAPFQGKLELDNAGYIVPRRRTQTSLPGVFAAGDVVDPVYRQAITAAGQGCSAAIDAERWLTAGYKGPERKRGEEEG, encoded by the coding sequence ATGGAAAATGTCATCATCATCGGCGGCGGGTGTGCTGGTCTTACCGCGGCTATTTATACCGCCCGAGCAAACCTCTCGCCCCTAGTTATAGAAGGCGCCCAGCCCGGCGGACAGTTAACTCTCACAACTAGTGTGGAAAATTTTCCTGGTTTCCCCCATGGAATTGATGGGCCAGACCTGACGCAGCGTATGCGTATGCAGGCAGGCCGTTTTGGAGCAAGGTCTGAGTACGGCACACTGGAAGATTTTGAGGCTGTTGGCCAAGTCCAACGGGTGAAGATCGATGGCATTTGGCGTGAGAGTCGTGCACTAATTATTGCTAGCGGTGCCTCGGCCAAGTGGCTAGACCTGGAAGGGGAGGAGCAACTAATTGGCCATGGCCTTACTTCCTGTGCAACTTGTGATGGAGCATTTTACAAAGGCGTGCCCGTAGCTGTTATCGGTGGGGGGGATTCTGCATGTGAAGAGGCCCTATTCCTTACTCGCTTCTGTTCTCTTATATATCTAGTCCACCGTAGAGGAACCCTACGTGCTTCACGTATCATGGAAGAACGAACTCTCACACATCCAAAAATTCAGCCTGTATGGAATTCTACCGTACAAAGATATCTCCCAGATGAATCTGGTGCGATGCGTGCCATTTGTATTCGCAACACTGTGTCCGGGAGCCAAAAGGAGCTTGAGGTTAAGTGTGTCTTTATCGCTATTGGCCACACCCCAAATACGGCGCCTTTTCAGGGCAAGCTTGAACTCGACAATGCTGGCTATATCGTGCCGAGGCGTAGGACGCAAACGAGCTTGCCCGGAGTCTTTGCAGCCGGAGACGTAGTCGATCCTGTCTACCGTCAGGCCATTACAGCAGCAGGACAAGGATGTTCCGCCGCCATAGACGCCGAGCGCTGGCTGACGGCCGGCTATAAAGGGCCCGAGAGAAAAAGAGGGGAAGAAGAGGGGTAA
- a CDS encoding dCTP deaminase: MSVCSDQWICRMAIECSMIEPFVDRQVRLSQDGQRVISYGLSSYGYDLRVSDEFKVFTNVFNTVVDPKNFDCCSLVDTKADVCIIPPNSFALARSVEYFRIPREILTICVGKSTYARCGIIVNVTPFEPEWEGHVTLEISNTTPLPARIYANEGLAQVIFCLAQEPCSVSYAERGGKYMRQTGITTPLV, from the coding sequence ATGTCAGTCTGTTCGGACCAGTGGATATGCCGGATGGCCATCGAGTGCTCTATGATTGAACCCTTCGTGGATAGGCAAGTCCGGCTCAGCCAGGATGGACAGCGGGTTATTAGCTATGGGTTATCCAGTTACGGTTATGACCTACGGGTTTCAGACGAGTTTAAGGTTTTTACCAATGTTTTCAATACAGTAGTTGATCCCAAGAACTTTGATTGCTGTTCTCTAGTGGATACCAAAGCGGATGTCTGTATCATACCTCCCAATTCTTTCGCGCTGGCAAGAAGTGTTGAATACTTTAGGATCCCAAGGGAAATACTCACTATTTGCGTCGGAAAGTCCACATATGCGCGCTGCGGGATCATCGTTAACGTTACTCCTTTCGAGCCAGAGTGGGAAGGGCATGTTACGCTGGAAATCTCCAATACCACTCCATTGCCAGCAAGAATCTACGCCAACGAAGGACTTGCTCAGGTGATCTTTTGCCTTGCACAGGAGCCCTGCAGTGTAAGTTACGCGGAGCGTGGGGGAAAGTATATGCGCCAAACGGGCATTACAACACCCCTCGTATAG